The following coding sequences are from one Lolium rigidum isolate FL_2022 chromosome 6, APGP_CSIRO_Lrig_0.1, whole genome shotgun sequence window:
- the LOC124665562 gene encoding delta-1-pyrroline-5-carboxylate synthase 2, which translates to MGRGGIGGAVAAADMENSDSTRCFVRDVKRIVIKVGTAVVTGQNGRLAMGRLGALCEQVKELNFQGYEVILVTSGAVGVGRQRLKYRKLINSSFADLQNPQLDLDGKACAAVGQSGLMAIYDTLFSQLDVTSSQLLVTDRDFRDPSFGHQLRETVVSLLDLKVIPVFNENDAISTRKAPYEDSSGIFWDNDSLATLLAKELDADLLIMLSDVEGLFSGPPSDPQSKIIHTYINDKHGKLINFGEKSRVGRGGMQAKVAAAVSAASKGVPAVIASGFVVDSIIKVMRGEKIGTLFHNEANIWDCSKEVTTREMAVAAKDCSRHLQNLSSEERKKILLDIADALEANEDLIISENEADLAVAQDSGYEKSLVSRMTLKAGRITSLAGSIRAIADMEDPISHTVKKTELAKDLVYEKMYCPLGVLLIIFESRPDALVQIAALAIRSGNGLLLKGGKEAMRSNTILHKVITSVIPDAVGKKLIGLVKSKDEIADLLKLDDVIDLVIPRGSNKLVSQIKAATKIPVLGHADGICHVYIDKSADMDMAKRIVLDAKVDYPAACNAMETLLVHKDLNKTEGLDDLLMELANEGVVIYGGPVAHDTLKVPKVDSFHHEYSSMACTLEFVDDVQSAIDHINRYGSAHTDCIITTDKKSADTFLQQVDSAAVFHNASTRFCDGTRFGLGAEVGISTGRIHARGPVGVDGLLTTRCILRGSGQIVNGDKGVVYTHKDLPLH; encoded by the exons GTGGGCACCGCTGTTGTCACCGGGCAGAATGGCCGGCTGGCCATGGGCAGGCTCGGAGCTCTCTGTGAGCAG GTCAAGGAGCTCAACTTTCAGGGGTATGAGGTGATCCTGGTCACCTCCGGCGCCGTTGGCGTCGGGAGGCAGAGGCTCAAGTACCGAAAGCTCATCAACAGCAG TTTCGCGGATCTGCAGAACCCACAGCTGGACCTGGACGGGAAGGCCTGTGCCGCCGTCGGCCAGAGCGGCCTAATGGCGATCTATGACACGCTGTTTAGCCAG CTTGATGTAACGTCATCTCAGCTTCTTGTTACGGACCGTGATTTCCGGGACCCAAGTTTCGGGCACCAGCTTCGCGAGACTGTTGTCTCTCTGCTAGATCTTAAAGTGATACCCGTGTTTAACGAGAACGACGCTATCAGTACCAGGAAAGCGCCATATGAG GATTCATCTGGTATATTCTGGGATAATGACAGTTTGGCAACGCTGTTGGCGAAAGAACTGGATGCTGATCTTCTTATCATGCTTAGTGATGTGGAGGGGCTGTTCAGTGGTCCACCGAGTGATCCTCAGTCAAAGATTATCCACACGTACATTAACGACAAGCACGGGAAGCTAATTAATTTTGGGGAGAAGTCTCGTGTAGGAAGAGGTGGAATGCAAGCTAAAGTGGCTGCTGCTGTTAGTGCCGCATCAAAGGGTGTACCTGCTGTAATTGCCAG TGGATTCGTGGTAGATAGCATTATTAAGGTTATGCGAGGAGAGAAAATTGGTACACTTTTCCACAATGAAGCAAATATCTGGGACTGTTCCAAGGAAGTGACCACGCGTGAGATGGCAGTTGCTGCGAAAGATTGCTCACGGCATCTACAG AACTTGTCCTCAGAGGAGCGTAAGAAGATTTTGTTAGATATTGCTGATGCTCTGGAAGCAAATGAGGACTTAATTATATCTGAGAATGAAGCAGATCTAGCTGTGGCACAAGATTCAGGTTACGAGAAATCTTTGGTTTCTAGGATGACCCTGAAGGCAGGAAGG ATAACGAGCCTTGCGGGATCCATTCGTGCAATTGCGGACATGGAGGACCCTATTTCCCATACAGTGAAAAAAACAGAG CTTGCAAAGGATTTAGTTTATGAGAAGATGTACTGCCCATTGGGTGTTCTCCTAATTATTTTTGAGTCTCGTCCTGACGCCCTTGTCCAg ATCGCGGCCCTAGCAATCCGAAGTGGAAATGGTCTTCTCCTGAAAGGAGGAAAAGAAGCTATGAGATCAAACACAATATTACATAAG GTCATAACTAGCGTGATTCCAGATGCTGTTGGTAAGAAACTGATTGGCCTTGTAAAAAGCAAGGACGAGATTGCTGATTTGCTAAAG CTTGATGATGTGATTGACCTTGTTATTCCGAGAGGCAGTAATAAGCTTGTTTCTCAAATCAAAGCAGCAACCAAGATTCCTGTTCTTGGTCATGCAG ATGGTATCTGCCATGTTTATATTGATAAATCGGCTGACATGGATATGGCAAAGCGTATCGTATTGGATGCAAAGGTTGATTATCCGGCAGCATGTAATGCTATG GAAACACTTCTTGTTCATAAAGATCTGAACAAGACAGAGGGTCTTGATGATTTATTGATGGAACTTGCGAACGAAG GAGTTGTTATTTATGGTGGGCCTGTTGCACATGACACATTGAAAGTGCCAAAGGTTGATTCATTTCATCACGAGTATAGCTCAATGGCATGCACCCTCGAATTTGTTGATGATGTACAATCAGCAATTGACCATATAAATCGTTATGGAAG TGCACACACAGATTGTATTATCACCACCGATAAGAAGTCAGCAGATACGTTTCTACAACAAGTTGATAG TGCTGCTGTGTTCCATAATGCTAGCACAAGGTTCTGTGATGGGACTCGCTTCGGTCTTGGTGCGGAG GTTGGCATAAGTACAGGGCGCATACATGCACGTGGACCTGTTGGTGTTGATGGGCTTCTAACTACTCGATG CATTCTAAGAGGGAGTGGACAAATAGTGAACGGTGACAAGGGAGTTGTGTACACCCACAAGGATCTTCCTTTGCATTGA